One Acropora palmata chromosome 2, jaAcrPala1.3, whole genome shotgun sequence genomic window carries:
- the LOC141873251 gene encoding uncharacterized protein LOC141873251, protein MNRLFMIVALLIACLVLADAFPLKRASFSKRGKGSLSRHENELLERIDDYKNLDKLNDAKRDRDDDDDDDDDDDDDDDDDDDDDDDDNDDDDDDDDDDDDDDDNDDDDDDDDDDDDDDDKRKDDDDDDDDDDDDDDDDDDNDDDDNDDDDDDDDDDKRKDDDDDDDNDDDDDGDDNDDDDDKRKDDDDDDDNDDDDDDNDDDDDDDDDDDDKRKDDEDDDDNDDDDDDDDNDDDDDDDKRKDDDDDDDDNDDDDNDDDDDDDKRDDNDDDKDDDDDDDKDDDDDDDDDDDDDDDDDKRDDDEDDDDDDDDDKDDDDDDDKDDDDDDDDDNDDDDDDDDDDDDDDD, encoded by the exons ATGAATCGCCTTTTTATGATAGTAGCTCTGCTCATCGCCTGTCTTGTACTAGCGGATGCTTTTCCCCTGAAACGAGCTA GCTTTTCAAAAAGAGGCAAAGGATCTTTGTCACGACATGAAAATGAACTACTGGAAAGGATCGATGACTACAAGAACCTCGATAAGCTAAATGATGCCAAGCGTGATcgtgatgacgatgatgatgatgacgacgacgatgatgatgatgatgatgatgatgatgatgatgacgacgacgacaacgatgatgatgatgacgacgacgacgatgatgatgatgatgacgacaacgatgatgatgatgatgatgacgacgacgacgatgatgatgatgacaaacgtaaagatgatgatgatgatgacgacgacgatgatgatgatgatgatgatgatgacgacaacgatgatgatgataatgatgacgacgacgacgatgatgatgatgacaaacgtaaagatgatgatgatgatgacgacaacgatgatgatgatgatggtgacgacaacgatgatgatgatgacaaacgtaaagatgatgatgacgatgacgacaacgatgatgatgatgatgacaacgacgacgatgatgatgacgacgacgacgatgatgacaaACGTAAAGATGATGAGGATGATGACGACaacgatgatgacgacgacgacgatgataatgatgatgacgacgatgatgacaagcgtaaagatgatgatgatgatgatgacgacaatgatgatgacgacaatgatgatgacgacgatgatgacaaACGTGATGATAACGACGATGATAaagacgacgacgatgatgatgataaagacgacgacgatgatgatgacgacgacgatgatgatgatgacgatgatgacaaacgtgatgatgatgaggatgatgatgacgacgatgatgacgataaagacgacgacgatgatgatgataaagacgacgacgatgatgatgacgacgacaacgacgatgatgatgatgatgacgacgacgacgacgatgatgacgattGA
- the LOC141873250 gene encoding uncharacterized protein LOC141873250 isoform X2 produces MLKWTVFAVFLAIFSNSGRLRLASSSGARVDVSALVDFYNETTISRIAFGSCSFPNKPQPLWEHISKQKPDLWVWLGDAVYADTKIAPLTWTPSPLVEMVDKFNALKYSLEYQKFLESGIHVLGVWDDHDYGMNNGGKNYKNRLQAQGIYLDFLDEPVDSLRRKREGTYASYIFGSGGKRVKLILLDTRSHLRWGTDCDILGKEQWEWLEMQLSDTNPAQLTVIGSGIQVLSDTPYTDKWISCPSSYDRLMWLLQRNPRVILLSGDVHFGEFACLNNTSTGYPLYEITSSGLTGTCVSWISTEVCRWILTNIGHSSRRTHEFVTEINYGLITVNWDDLPVSVTVEVRGKDMSYLKQTISLATLEKTRGAHRCPQMLESPAVSKKIIFYAVVYCLLAFISLGLLRLFVFVVRLSLLKVVLPVLGIRRNPATADSSGQPSHKNKIIKKD; encoded by the exons ATGTTGAAGTGGACGGTTTTCGCCGTTTTTTTAGCAATCTTTTCGAACTCAGGACGTCTGAGGCTCGCTTCTTCAAGTGGGGCAAGGGTAGACGTTTCAGCATTAGTAGACTTTTACAATGAAACAACAATCAGTCGCATTGCTTTCGGTAGTTGCAG CTTTCCAAACAAACCACAACCATTGTGGGAACatatttcaaagcaaaaaccTGATTTATGGGTTTGGCTCGGAGATG CTGTTTATGCTGACACAAAGATAGCACCTCTTACATGGACTCCATCTCCTCTGGTGGAAATGGTTGACAAGTTTAATGCATTGAAATACTCTCTTGAATATCAG AAGTTCCTTGAATCTGGAATTCATGTGCTAGGAGTCTGGGATGATCATGATTATGGAATGAATAACGGTGGAAAG AACTACAAAAATCGTCTTCAAGCTCAAGGTATCTATTTAGATTTTCTTGATGAGCCAGTCGATAGTCTACGACGTAAACGAGAAGGAACCTATGCTTCCTACATCTTTGGTAGTGGTGGTAAAAGAGTGAAG TTAATTCTTCTTGACACACGCTCACATCTCCGATGGGGAACAGACTGTGACATACTTGGGAAAGAACAATGGGAGTGGCTGGAAATGCAACTAAGTGACACCAATCCAGCTCAGTTGACAGTGATTGGCAGCGGAATTCAG GTGTTGTCAGACACGCCCTACACAGATAAATGGATCAGTTGTCCCTCAAGTTATGATAGGCTGATGTGGCTTTTGCAGAGAAACCCAAGG GTCATCCTCTTAAGTGGGGATGTTCATTTTGGCGAATTTGCTTGTTTAAATAATACAAGCACAG gttaCCCTTTATATGAAATAACTTCAAGTGGTTTAACAGGCACTTGTGTGTCATGGATCTCCACTGAAGTTTGCCGCTGGATTCTAAC GAATATTGGTCATTCGAGCAGGCGAACACACGAGTTTGTCACAGAGATCAATTATGGTTTGATAACTGTTAACTGGGATGATCTACCA GTCTCGGTCACGGTGGAGGTACGTGGCAAAGACATGAGTTACCTAAAACAGACGATTTCATTAGCTACGTTAGAAAAG aCGAGAGGTGCTCATCGATGTCCTCAAATGCTGGAAAGCCCAGCAGTCTCGAAGAAAATAATCTTCTACGCTGTAGTGTATTGTCTTTTGGCGTTTATCTCATTGGGACTTCTAAG GTTATTTGTCTTCGTGGTCAGACTATCTCTTCTCAAGGTTGTGTTGCCAGTGTTGGGAATACGCCGCAATCCTGCTACAGCGGATTCTTCGGGGCAACCAAGTCACAAGaataaaatcatcaaaaaaGATTGA
- the LOC141873249 gene encoding uncharacterized protein LOC141873249 — MNRLFLTGALLVMCIVLADAFPKNRVAFSRNSRGFLSRPEHELLEKFDDYKNLDKLNDDKRDDGNDDEDEDDENGDDDKRDDDNDDEDEDDEDGDDDKRDDDNDDEDEDDEDGDDDKRDDDKRDDDNDDEDDDDEDGDDDKRDDDNDDEDDDGDDDKRDDDNDDEDDDDEDDDDDKRDDDNDDEDDDDEDGDDDKRDDDNDDEDDDDEDGDDDKRDDDNDDEDDDDEDGDDDKRDDDNDDEDDDDEDGDDDKRDDDNDDEDDDDEDGDDDKRDDDNDDEDDHDEDGDDDKRDDDNDDEDEDDEDGDDDKRDDDKRDDDNDDEDDDDEDGDDDKRDDDNDDEDDDGDDDKRDDDNDDEDDDDEDDDDDKRDDDNDDEDDDDEDGDDDKRDDDNDDEDDDDEDGDDDKRDDDNDDEDDDDEDGDDDKRDDDNDDEDDDDEDGDDDKRDDDNDDEDDDDEDGDDDKRDDDNDDEDDHDEDGDDDKRDDDNDDEDDDDEDGDDDKRDDDNDDEDDDDEDGDDDKRDDDNDDEDDDDEDGDDDKRDDDNDDEDDDDEDGDDDKRDDDNDDEDEDDEDGDDDKRDDDKRDDDNDDEDDDDEDGDDDKRDDDNDDEDEDDEDGDDDKRDDDNDDEDDDDEDGDDDKRDDDNDDEDDDDEDGDDDKRDDDNDDEDDDDEDGDDDKRDDDNDDDDEDDEDGDDDKRDDDEDNEDKRAYGWGK, encoded by the exons ATGAATCGTCTTTTCCTGACAGGAGCCCTGCTCGTTATGTGTATTGTACTAGCAGATGCTTTTCCTAAAAATCGAGTTG CTTTCTCAAGAAACAGCAGAGGATTTTTGTCACGACCTGAACATGAGCTTCTGGAAAAGTTCGACGACTACAAGAACCTCGATAAGCTGAATGACGACAAGCGTGATGATGgcaatgatgatgaagacgaGGATGACGAGAATGGTGACGATGACAAGcgtgatgatgacaatgatgatgaagacgaGGATGACGAAGATGGTGACGATGACAAGcgtgatgatgacaatgatgatgaagacgaGGATGACGAGGATGGTGACGATGACAAGCGTGATGATGACAAGcgtgatgatgacaatgatgatgaagacgaCGATGACGAGGATGGTGACGATGACAAGcgtgatgatgacaatgatgatgaagacgaCGATGGTGACGATGACAAGcgtgatgatgacaatgatgatgaagacgacgatgacgaagatgatgacgatgacaagcgtgatgatgacaatgatgatgaagacgaCGATGACGAGGATGGTGACGATGATAAGcgtgatgatgacaatgatgatgaagacgaCGATGACGAAGATGGTGACGATGACAAGcgtgatgatgacaatgatgatgaagacgaCGATGACGAAGATGGTGACGATGACAAGcgtgatgatgacaatgatgatgaagacgaCGATGACGAAGATGGTGACGATGACAAGcgtgatgatgacaatgatgatgaagacgaCGATGACGAAGATGGTGACGATGACAAGcgtgatgatgacaatgatgatgaagacgaCCATGACGAGGATGGTGACGATGACAAGcgtgatgatgacaatgatgatgaagacgaGGATGACGAGGATGGTGACGATGACAAGCGTGATGATGACAAGcgtgatgatgacaatgatgatgaagacgaCGATGACGAGGATGGTGACGATGACAAGcgtgatgatgacaatgatgatgaagacgaCGATGGTGACGATGACAAGcgtgatgatgacaatgatgatgaagacgacgatgacgaagatgatgacgatgacaagcgtgatgatgacaatgatgatgaagacgaCGATGACGAGGATGGTGACGATGATAAGcgtgatgatgacaatgatgatgaagacgaCGATGACGAAGATGGTGACGATGACAAGcgtgatgatgacaatgatgatgaagacgaCGATGACGAAGATGGTGACGATGACAAGcgtgatgatgacaatgatgatgaagacgaCGATGACGAAGATGGTGACGATGACAAGcgtgatgatgacaatgatgatgaagacgaCGATGACGAAGATGGTGACGATGACAAGcgtgatgatgacaatgatgatgaagacgaCCATGACGAGGATGGTGACGATGACAAGcgtgatgatgacaatgatgatgaagacgaCGATGACGAGGATGGTGACGATGACAAGcgtgatgatgacaatgatgatgaagacgaCGATGACGAAGATGGTGACGATGACAAGcgtgatgatgacaatgatgatgaagacgaCGATGACGAAGATGGTGACGATGACAAGcgtgatgatgacaatgatgatgaagacgaCGATGACGAAGATGGTGACGATGACAAGcgtgatgatgacaatgatgatgaagacgaGGATGACGAGGATGGTGACGATGACAAGCGTGATGATGACAAGcgtgatgatgacaatgatgatgaagacgaCGATGACGAGGATGGTGACGATGACAAGcgtgatgatgacaatgatgatgaagacgaGGATGACGAGGATGGTGACGATGACAAGcgtgatgatgacaatgatgatgaagacgaCGATGACGAAGATGGTGACGATGACAAGcgtgatgatgacaatgatgatgaagacgaCGATGACGAAGATGGTGACGATGACAAGcgtgatgatgacaatgatgatgaagacgaCGATGACGAAGATGGTGACGATGACAAGcgtgatgatgacaatgatgatgacgacgaggATGACGAGGATGGTGACGATGACAAGcgtgatgatgatgaggataATGAAGACAAACGAGCTTATGGCTGGGGAAAATAa
- the LOC141873250 gene encoding uncharacterized protein LOC141873250 isoform X1 produces the protein MLKWTVFAVFLAIFSNSGRLRLASSSGARVDVSALVDFYNETTISRIAFGSCSYSFPNKPQPLWEHISKQKPDLWVWLGDAVYADTKIAPLTWTPSPLVEMVDKFNALKYSLEYQKFLESGIHVLGVWDDHDYGMNNGGKNYKNRLQAQGIYLDFLDEPVDSLRRKREGTYASYIFGSGGKRVKLILLDTRSHLRWGTDCDILGKEQWEWLEMQLSDTNPAQLTVIGSGIQVLSDTPYTDKWISCPSSYDRLMWLLQRNPRVILLSGDVHFGEFACLNNTSTGYPLYEITSSGLTGTCVSWISTEVCRWILTNIGHSSRRTHEFVTEINYGLITVNWDDLPVSVTVEVRGKDMSYLKQTISLATLEKTRGAHRCPQMLESPAVSKKIIFYAVVYCLLAFISLGLLRLFVFVVRLSLLKVVLPVLGIRRNPATADSSGQPSHKNKIIKKD, from the exons ATGTTGAAGTGGACGGTTTTCGCCGTTTTTTTAGCAATCTTTTCGAACTCAGGACGTCTGAGGCTCGCTTCTTCAAGTGGGGCAAGGGTAGACGTTTCAGCATTAGTAGACTTTTACAATGAAACAACAATCAGTCGCATTGCTTTCGGTAGTTGCAG TTACAGCTTTCCAAACAAACCACAACCATTGTGGGAACatatttcaaagcaaaaaccTGATTTATGGGTTTGGCTCGGAGATG CTGTTTATGCTGACACAAAGATAGCACCTCTTACATGGACTCCATCTCCTCTGGTGGAAATGGTTGACAAGTTTAATGCATTGAAATACTCTCTTGAATATCAG AAGTTCCTTGAATCTGGAATTCATGTGCTAGGAGTCTGGGATGATCATGATTATGGAATGAATAACGGTGGAAAG AACTACAAAAATCGTCTTCAAGCTCAAGGTATCTATTTAGATTTTCTTGATGAGCCAGTCGATAGTCTACGACGTAAACGAGAAGGAACCTATGCTTCCTACATCTTTGGTAGTGGTGGTAAAAGAGTGAAG TTAATTCTTCTTGACACACGCTCACATCTCCGATGGGGAACAGACTGTGACATACTTGGGAAAGAACAATGGGAGTGGCTGGAAATGCAACTAAGTGACACCAATCCAGCTCAGTTGACAGTGATTGGCAGCGGAATTCAG GTGTTGTCAGACACGCCCTACACAGATAAATGGATCAGTTGTCCCTCAAGTTATGATAGGCTGATGTGGCTTTTGCAGAGAAACCCAAGG GTCATCCTCTTAAGTGGGGATGTTCATTTTGGCGAATTTGCTTGTTTAAATAATACAAGCACAG gttaCCCTTTATATGAAATAACTTCAAGTGGTTTAACAGGCACTTGTGTGTCATGGATCTCCACTGAAGTTTGCCGCTGGATTCTAAC GAATATTGGTCATTCGAGCAGGCGAACACACGAGTTTGTCACAGAGATCAATTATGGTTTGATAACTGTTAACTGGGATGATCTACCA GTCTCGGTCACGGTGGAGGTACGTGGCAAAGACATGAGTTACCTAAAACAGACGATTTCATTAGCTACGTTAGAAAAG aCGAGAGGTGCTCATCGATGTCCTCAAATGCTGGAAAGCCCAGCAGTCTCGAAGAAAATAATCTTCTACGCTGTAGTGTATTGTCTTTTGGCGTTTATCTCATTGGGACTTCTAAG GTTATTTGTCTTCGTGGTCAGACTATCTCTTCTCAAGGTTGTGTTGCCAGTGTTGGGAATACGCCGCAATCCTGCTACAGCGGATTCTTCGGGGCAACCAAGTCACAAGaataaaatcatcaaaaaaGATTGA